From Enhydrobacter sp., the proteins below share one genomic window:
- a CDS encoding serine hydrolase, producing MAKPVDSLSLERRVDALFARYDRPDSPGAVVAVMRSGHVELCKGYGLASLEHGVPIAPKTRFRIASVSKQFTVTAVLMLAHEGRLKLSDPPQAHLRELAPLPVTIDQMMRNCSGLPDFLELLRLGGHSLDKPARPADLLAACVRNRHLNFAPGSRFLYSNTNFLLLGAVVERLSGKKLGEFLAGRIFKPLGMSRTLLAPEIDTVIPDLATGYLGDIDQGFRRAGHAYPQGGEGGLVSSVEDLLIWSRHFDRPQLEPIDLPAQLQAQKPLLDGHVNHYRRGLDTALLRGLHTVGHGGLWPGFRTEFLRLSSVDLTVIVISNLATLDPWRLARAVAVEALAGTPALAKPVAPATQAEIKAISGVWFNAEEPSLFELTWRNNEPVVVQNGMPFALARRADGWLAAERGSFEFALKPLRKGTLRVDLGAGRILTFRKLGKRKPVPMAIEGTYVSADAGAVWHVRRGGKDVTIAVSGPLVTGGAPWSINGLDGDTVEIVSAPGWIVATQLARLERKRGGAVKALVVSTGRVKRMRFERV from the coding sequence ATGGCAAAACCCGTCGATTCCCTTTCGCTTGAGCGGCGCGTCGATGCGCTGTTCGCGCGCTACGATCGCCCCGATTCACCCGGCGCGGTCGTTGCCGTCATGCGCTCGGGCCATGTCGAGCTGTGCAAGGGCTACGGCCTCGCCAGCCTCGAGCACGGCGTGCCCATCGCCCCCAAGACCCGCTTCCGCATCGCCTCGGTCAGCAAGCAGTTCACGGTGACGGCGGTGCTGATGCTGGCGCACGAGGGAAGGCTCAAGCTTTCCGATCCGCCGCAGGCCCACCTGCGCGAACTGGCGCCGCTGCCCGTCACCATCGACCAGATGATGCGCAACTGCTCCGGCCTGCCCGACTTCCTCGAGCTGCTGCGGCTCGGCGGCCACAGCCTCGACAAGCCGGCCCGGCCAGCCGACCTGCTCGCCGCCTGCGTGCGCAACCGGCATCTCAACTTCGCGCCCGGCAGCCGCTTCCTCTACAGCAACACCAACTTCCTGCTGCTCGGCGCCGTCGTCGAGCGTCTCTCCGGGAAGAAACTGGGCGAGTTCCTGGCCGGCCGCATCTTCAAACCGCTGGGCATGAGCCGCACGCTGCTCGCTCCCGAGATCGACACCGTGATCCCCGATCTGGCGACGGGCTATCTCGGCGACATCGACCAGGGGTTCCGTCGCGCCGGCCATGCCTATCCGCAGGGCGGCGAAGGCGGGCTCGTCTCCTCGGTCGAGGATCTGCTGATCTGGAGCCGCCACTTCGACCGGCCGCAACTCGAGCCGATCGACCTGCCGGCTCAGCTCCAGGCGCAGAAGCCGCTGCTCGACGGTCACGTCAATCACTATCGGCGCGGTCTCGACACCGCCCTGTTGCGCGGCCTGCATACCGTCGGCCATGGCGGCCTGTGGCCGGGCTTCCGCACCGAGTTCCTGCGCCTGTCCAGTGTCGACCTCACCGTGATCGTGATCTCCAACCTCGCGACGCTCGACCCGTGGCGGCTGGCACGTGCCGTCGCCGTCGAGGCCCTCGCCGGAACGCCAGCCCTCGCCAAGCCCGTGGCGCCGGCGACACAGGCCGAGATCAAGGCGATTTCGGGCGTGTGGTTCAACGCCGAGGAACCGTCGCTGTTCGAGCTGACCTGGCGCAACAACGAGCCCGTCGTGGTCCAGAACGGCATGCCCTTCGCGCTGGCGAGACGCGCCGACGGCTGGCTGGCCGCCGAGCGCGGATCCTTCGAATTCGCCTTGAAACCGCTCCGCAAGGGCACCCTGAGGGTCGATCTCGGCGCCGGACGCATCCTCACCTTCCGGAAGCTCGGCAAGCGCAAGCCGGTGCCGATGGCGATCGAGGGAACCTACGTGTCCGCCGACGCCGGCGCCGTCTGGCACGTCCGGCGCGGCGGCAAGGACGTCACCATCGCGGTGAGCGGCCCCCTGGTCACGGGTGGCGCACCCTGGAGCATCAACGGCCTCGATGGCGACACGGTCGAAATCGTGTCCGCTCCCGGCTGGATCGTCGCCACCCAACTCGCCCGCCTCGAGCGCAAACGCGGCGGCGCCGTAAAGGCACTCGTCGTCTCGACCGGCCGGGTGAAGAGGATGCGCTTCGAGCGCGTCTAG
- a CDS encoding enoyl-CoA hydratase/isomerase family protein, with protein MERRFVTIEKGLGPQGRIAVVRFDRGDGINALSQQAMRELRDVPRDFEDDLETSVVVLTGSARAFSAGFDLKDPEGRARDSLSVGERIHRQRLGPRMCRAWQDMDQVTIAAIEGHCIGGGAALVVALDFRFCGKSAHFRIPEVELGMNMSWGSIPRMLALMGPARTKQAVILASDRIEAADALAWGLAEKVVEDGEALAAAMAFAGRIALQPPIPVRMTKTTINRLAHALDDLASHMDADQNVLTGLTDDYREGTSAFRAKRKPVFKGR; from the coding sequence ATGGAACGGCGCTTCGTGACGATCGAGAAGGGATTGGGACCGCAGGGTCGAATCGCCGTGGTGCGGTTCGACCGCGGTGACGGCATCAACGCGCTGAGCCAGCAGGCCATGCGCGAACTGCGCGACGTGCCGCGCGACTTCGAGGATGATCTCGAGACGTCCGTTGTCGTTCTGACCGGCTCGGCGAGAGCGTTCTCCGCCGGCTTCGACCTCAAGGATCCCGAGGGGCGCGCGCGCGATTCTCTGTCGGTCGGCGAGCGCATCCACCGCCAGCGGTTGGGGCCGAGAATGTGCCGCGCCTGGCAGGACATGGATCAAGTCACGATCGCCGCCATCGAGGGGCACTGCATCGGCGGGGGCGCGGCGCTGGTCGTCGCCCTCGATTTCCGCTTTTGCGGGAAGAGCGCGCATTTCCGCATCCCCGAGGTCGAGCTCGGCATGAACATGAGCTGGGGCTCGATTCCGCGCATGCTTGCCTTGATGGGGCCGGCGCGCACCAAGCAGGCGGTGATCCTGGCCTCCGACCGTATCGAGGCCGCCGACGCGCTGGCCTGGGGCCTCGCCGAGAAGGTGGTCGAGGACGGCGAGGCCCTCGCCGCGGCCATGGCCTTCGCCGGGCGAATCGCGCTTCAGCCGCCGATCCCGGTGCGCATGACCAAGACGACGATCAACCGGCTCGCCCATGCCCTTGACGATCTCGCCTCCCACATGGACGCCGATCAGAACGTGCTCACCGGCCTGACGGACGACTACCGGGAGGGAACGTCGGCCTTCCGCGCGAAGCGCAAGCCGGTGTTCAAGGGGCGCTAG
- a CDS encoding DUF1289 domain-containing protein encodes MAGQTPQPTRRVMSPCIGICMIDPKGSGFCLGCKRTIEEIGRWAMMDDSQRQAVLDQLPGRTF; translated from the coding sequence ATGGCCGGGCAGACACCTCAGCCGACGCGGCGGGTCATGTCGCCCTGCATCGGCATCTGCATGATCGACCCCAAGGGCAGTGGTTTCTGCCTCGGTTGCAAGCGCACCATCGAGGAGATCGGGCGCTGGGCGATGATGGACGACTCGCAACGCCAGGCCGTGCTCGATCAACTGCCCGGCCGGACGTTCTAG
- the phaR gene encoding polyhydroxyalkanoate synthesis repressor PhaR, protein MADQAVSDGGPKPAPVVIKKYANRRLYNTATSAYVTLEHLSQMVKDKTDFVVYDAKTGEDITRPVLTQIIFEEESKGGQTLLPIPFLRQLISFYGDSLQGVVPQYLEMSMAQFARNQEQMRHYLQNAFGFNPFQQFEAMGKQNMAMFEQAMRMFNPFGANQGAPPAPSNGQDAHKSESAPATPANDAAIDDLKRKLDELQNQLASLSKKS, encoded by the coding sequence ATGGCCGATCAGGCAGTCTCCGACGGCGGCCCCAAGCCCGCGCCGGTGGTCATCAAGAAATACGCAAACCGGCGGCTCTACAACACCGCGACCTCCGCCTACGTCACGCTCGAGCACCTGTCGCAGATGGTGAAGGACAAGACGGATTTCGTCGTCTACGACGCCAAGACCGGCGAGGACATCACCCGCCCGGTTTTGACCCAGATCATCTTCGAGGAAGAGAGCAAGGGCGGCCAAACGCTGCTGCCGATCCCGTTCCTGCGCCAGCTCATCTCGTTCTACGGCGACAGCCTTCAGGGCGTCGTTCCGCAATATCTCGAGATGTCGATGGCGCAGTTCGCGCGCAACCAGGAGCAGATGCGGCACTACCTGCAGAATGCCTTCGGCTTCAACCCGTTCCAGCAATTCGAGGCGATGGGCAAGCAGAACATGGCGATGTTCGAGCAGGCCATGCGCATGTTCAATCCGTTCGGCGCCAACCAGGGTGCACCGCCGGCGCCATCCAACGGACAGGACGCACACAAGTCGGAAAGCGCCCCGGCCACGCCCGCCAACGATGCGGCGATCGACGATCTCAAGCGCAAGCTCGACGAGCTGCAGAACCAGCTCGCCTCGCTCAGCAAGAAATCCTGA
- a CDS encoding alpha/beta fold hydrolase — MHREIARRMDRLAEGVLAYRRHPAHRSLSEPPTVWSEGNTRILDYGATHRAARSRRVRAVLVVPSLINRWEVLDLTADKSLLRAMAAEGLRPYLVDWGAPTAEERRFDLTAYVARLERALAFVARRARRAPAVAGYCMGGTLAVALAARQPRRVAGLALLAAPWDFSADRTGHAFLLSAGPLLARMADQVGELPVDVLQTLFWSLDPWLSVKKFGRFLAMDPDGESARDFVLLEDWLNGGPPLAGPVARECLVDWYGDNLPGTAKWVVGGKRVVPAKIAKPALVMIPSGDRIVPPLSAAALADPNRGLKNVTRIDLPLGHIGMVVSGRARELCWTPLIGWLGKL; from the coding sequence CTGCATCGCGAGATTGCCCGACGCATGGATCGTCTGGCCGAAGGCGTGCTGGCCTATCGCCGCCACCCGGCGCACCGTTCGCTGTCGGAGCCGCCGACCGTATGGAGCGAAGGCAACACGCGCATCCTCGACTATGGCGCCACGCATCGCGCCGCGCGGTCGCGGCGCGTCCGCGCCGTGCTGGTCGTGCCCTCGCTGATCAACCGCTGGGAGGTGCTGGATCTCACCGCCGACAAAAGCCTGCTGCGGGCCATGGCGGCGGAAGGTCTGCGGCCGTATCTCGTCGATTGGGGCGCGCCGACCGCGGAGGAGCGACGCTTCGACCTCACGGCCTATGTCGCGCGGCTTGAACGCGCGCTTGCCTTCGTCGCCAGGCGCGCGCGCCGCGCGCCCGCCGTCGCAGGCTATTGCATGGGCGGCACGCTTGCCGTCGCGCTTGCGGCGCGCCAGCCGCGGCGGGTCGCCGGGCTCGCCTTGCTGGCCGCACCGTGGGACTTCAGCGCCGACCGCACCGGCCATGCCTTTCTCCTGTCGGCCGGACCCTTGCTCGCGCGGATGGCGGATCAGGTCGGCGAATTGCCGGTCGACGTCCTGCAGACGCTGTTTTGGTCGCTCGATCCCTGGCTCTCGGTGAAGAAGTTCGGCCGGTTTCTCGCCATGGATCCGGATGGTGAGTCTGCGCGCGACTTCGTGCTGCTCGAGGATTGGCTGAATGGCGGACCGCCGCTCGCCGGTCCCGTCGCCCGTGAATGCCTGGTCGACTGGTACGGCGACAACCTGCCGGGGACGGCCAAGTGGGTGGTCGGCGGCAAGCGCGTGGTGCCCGCGAAGATCGCCAAGCCCGCCCTGGTGATGATCCCGTCGGGCGATCGCATCGTGCCGCCCCTGTCGGCGGCGGCGCTGGCCGATCCGAATCGCGGCCTGAAGAACGTGACTCGGATCGATCTGCCGCTCGGCCATATCGGCATGGTGGTGAGCGGCCGCGCGCGCGAACTCTGCTGGACGCCGTTGATCGGCTGGCTCGGGAAGCTGTGA